One Turneriella parva DSM 21527 genomic region harbors:
- a CDS encoding alginate export family protein, translating into MKQILKAAVTAALFAFTTQNLVFANDEPEEEKFVPLAELKPLEKLEGFKNRHTFQYGISASNAYINKKEDWVDQNKTNFIKDQRNGLFIGNYRPYLRYTFEEQHTFNLRGRFEYRNNPSIPNEDRGKNGQVVSNGGYSVEMLNAELDFDKHKVTVGRAFYRMGRGLLFANFADGAEYTGNFRFLQVKLLAAYSGEYAGCTISIAGCRTNADAPIKSAATFDIVPGRPIDAVVPAMGRRYFVGAEIQSAQVYGSNVYLLGLYSRDMNRDAATAKDIAGKIYSFDPYYMGAGLQGYIGTPRIRYLAEGIVQKGNTYNANNVQVPVDAWAFTADLNFSAVILQIIKPVFSLQYGYASGRDSSKPEPGSAAQSGSSSVDNNFYAFGVYSAGLALQPRLNNLHIARVGIQFKPLYHFYWGRNLMTSIKYSIYQKGNVNYGISDNDATLASRDIGRAVDVQVVYDFRTDLKLFYAYGYFTPGSAYKEVDAKNIHSHIVSLNFLF; encoded by the coding sequence ATGAAACAAATTCTGAAGGCGGCCGTGACCGCTGCACTTTTCGCATTTACGACTCAAAATTTGGTGTTTGCCAATGATGAGCCAGAAGAAGAAAAATTTGTGCCCCTCGCGGAACTGAAGCCGCTCGAAAAGTTAGAGGGATTTAAGAATCGGCATACATTCCAGTATGGCATAAGTGCCTCGAATGCCTACATTAACAAGAAAGAGGACTGGGTCGACCAAAACAAAACAAATTTTATAAAGGATCAGCGCAACGGTCTATTCATCGGCAACTACCGACCCTATTTGAGATATACGTTTGAAGAGCAACATACATTTAATCTCAGGGGACGTTTTGAGTATAGAAATAACCCAAGTATTCCGAATGAGGACAGAGGGAAAAATGGTCAAGTAGTCAGTAATGGCGGCTATAGCGTTGAAATGCTTAATGCGGAATTGGATTTTGACAAGCACAAAGTCACTGTTGGCCGAGCATTCTACCGTATGGGCCGAGGTCTTTTGTTTGCGAATTTTGCGGACGGAGCCGAATATACGGGTAATTTTAGATTTCTGCAGGTTAAGTTACTAGCGGCTTATTCCGGCGAATATGCGGGTTGTACAATATCGATAGCCGGTTGCCGCACAAACGCAGATGCACCAATAAAATCAGCTGCAACTTTTGATATTGTTCCAGGTCGGCCAATCGACGCCGTCGTGCCTGCAATGGGCCGACGATACTTCGTTGGTGCAGAAATTCAATCGGCGCAGGTGTATGGTTCGAACGTGTATCTATTAGGTCTATATTCACGGGACATGAATAGAGATGCCGCAACAGCAAAGGATATAGCCGGCAAGATCTATTCCTTTGACCCGTATTACATGGGAGCGGGCTTACAGGGATACATTGGTACACCTCGTATTCGTTACTTGGCCGAGGGTATCGTGCAGAAGGGAAACACATACAATGCTAACAATGTTCAGGTGCCAGTGGATGCCTGGGCCTTTACCGCTGATCTAAACTTTTCGGCGGTAATACTCCAGATAATTAAGCCCGTATTTTCGCTCCAATACGGCTATGCAAGCGGTCGAGATTCTTCTAAGCCCGAACCCGGAAGTGCCGCTCAGTCGGGGAGTAGCAGTGTCGACAATAATTTCTACGCGTTTGGCGTCTATTCTGCCGGCCTTGCTCTTCAACCACGGTTAAACAACCTGCATATTGCCAGGGTGGGTATTCAATTTAAACCACTCTACCATTTCTATTGGGGGCGCAACCTCATGACATCTATCAAGTATTCCATCTATCAGAAAGGGAATGTAAATTACGGCATCTCGGATAACGATGCAACCCTCGCCTCGCGAGATATCGGGCGCGCGGTTGACGTACAAGTCGTTTATGACTTTCGCACCGACCTGAAGCTTTTTTACGCTTACGGTTACTTTACGCCCGGCAGCGCCTACAAAGAAGTTGATGCGAAAAACATTCACTCGCACATCGTGAGCTTAAACTTTCTCTTCTGA
- a CDS encoding phytoene desaturase family protein, with translation MAEPQRASEPAQDHYDSIFIGSGIGTLLAASLLARYRGERVLILEKHFTAGGFTHTFKRKNKFMWDVGIHYIGDLEEGSMLRKLFDLMSGGLLKWQKMPPLFEKFVYPDQTFRVYDDIKRYEADLAELFPAEAANIRQYFEDIRKVNAWFGRHISIRGRAAFTENYEQQFAEKEGYNPRLSTKAYLDHRFSDEKLKAIVVSQWGNYGLPPAQSSFMIHAAVVQHYFGGGYYPLGGSHAIFDCVEPIVESAGGKTLTSHAVQEIIIENGKAVGVRVQALREAGEPIKTFYAKKIISDAGAYNTYIRLLSHEEIPFREKLQKFYQTHPVVSNVTLYLGLKGDPRHLGFGGENHWIYRSYDHDANFNSSASWIQQGEAAGAYLSFPSLKNAEAKSHTAEIIAFTDYSFFERWREQPWKKRDEEYKKLKEQISDSLVAFVDSHYPGFADMIEFRELSTPITTEHFASHPRGSIYGVACVPERFVSTEAPWCNPVSPFENLYLTGADVSSPGVAGAMMGAVAALTQMPGGFKLLDLMRMDAPKSAPAKDGVGGAD, from the coding sequence TTGGCCGAACCCCAGAGAGCCAGCGAGCCAGCGCAAGACCACTACGATTCCATCTTCATCGGCTCTGGAATCGGCACGTTGCTCGCGGCATCACTGCTCGCGCGTTACCGCGGTGAACGGGTACTGATTCTTGAGAAGCACTTCACTGCCGGCGGGTTCACGCACACCTTCAAGCGCAAGAATAAATTTATGTGGGATGTCGGCATCCACTACATCGGCGACCTCGAAGAGGGGTCGATGCTGCGCAAGCTTTTCGATCTCATGTCGGGTGGCCTGCTCAAATGGCAGAAAATGCCGCCGCTTTTTGAAAAGTTTGTGTATCCCGACCAGACGTTCAGGGTTTACGACGACATCAAACGTTACGAAGCCGATTTGGCAGAACTATTTCCCGCCGAGGCGGCGAATATTCGCCAATACTTCGAAGATATTCGCAAGGTGAATGCCTGGTTTGGCCGCCACATTTCGATTCGCGGCCGGGCGGCGTTCACCGAAAACTACGAGCAACAGTTCGCTGAGAAAGAAGGTTACAACCCGCGCCTCTCGACTAAGGCATACCTTGACCATCGTTTCAGCGATGAGAAACTGAAGGCAATTGTCGTTTCGCAATGGGGCAACTATGGCCTGCCGCCGGCCCAGAGCTCTTTCATGATTCACGCTGCCGTGGTGCAGCATTACTTTGGTGGTGGATATTACCCTCTCGGCGGGTCGCATGCAATTTTCGACTGCGTTGAACCCATCGTCGAATCGGCAGGGGGTAAGACGCTGACTTCGCACGCCGTGCAGGAAATTATTATCGAGAACGGCAAGGCAGTTGGGGTCAGGGTGCAGGCGCTGCGCGAAGCCGGCGAGCCCATCAAGACATTTTATGCGAAGAAAATAATCTCCGATGCAGGCGCGTACAACACCTATATCCGCCTGCTCTCTCACGAAGAGATACCCTTCAGGGAAAAGCTGCAGAAATTTTACCAGACCCACCCCGTTGTGAGCAACGTCACGCTCTATCTCGGGCTTAAGGGTGACCCGCGCCATCTCGGATTCGGCGGCGAAAACCACTGGATCTACCGCTCTTACGATCACGACGCGAATTTCAATTCGTCAGCAAGTTGGATTCAGCAAGGCGAGGCTGCCGGCGCTTACTTATCGTTTCCGTCGCTTAAGAATGCAGAAGCCAAATCGCACACTGCTGAGATTATTGCCTTCACAGACTACTCGTTTTTTGAGCGCTGGCGAGAGCAACCGTGGAAAAAGCGCGACGAAGAATATAAGAAACTGAAAGAGCAGATATCAGATTCGCTCGTTGCATTTGTCGACAGCCACTACCCCGGCTTTGCCGACATGATAGAATTCAGAGAGCTTTCAACCCCGATCACGACAGAACACTTTGCTTCTCACCCACGCGGCAGCATTTATGGTGTCGCCTGCGTGCCCGAACGTTTTGTATCGACCGAGGCTCCGTGGTGTAACCCGGTGAGCCCGTTTGAGAATTTGTATCTGACAGGCGCCGACGTGTCGTCGCCCGGTGTCGCCGGCGCTATGATGGGGGCCGTGGCCGCGCTGACCCAAATGCCCGGCGGCTTTAAACTGTTGGATTTAATGCGCATGGATGCGCCTAAGTCCGCACCCGCCAAGGATGGCGTCGGTGGTGCGGACTAA
- a CDS encoding FecR family protein has product MKNTRALAGLFAFAGLIATDSLAAKVVAKFESITGAVQYREKGGKWQNAKIGSPLNDNTELQTGPTGKASLIFPNGTKVVLKPGTLASLDQYTTGSYGTQTNMSLRVGRMNADIAKVNDANVRNHFRVRTPTVVAGVRGSNADVSNGTSTNIRMNEHSMDVRNVAGQQIRVPEGGGSQITGNKMLRADQLESRENTVTMTSQESSSGAEAEMAFFAGDNLFSSNPSDFTDFMDFLEFLDFLNAIDSVTFEKL; this is encoded by the coding sequence ATGAAGAATACACGAGCACTCGCAGGTTTATTTGCCTTCGCAGGCCTCATCGCGACCGATTCGCTCGCAGCGAAAGTCGTCGCAAAATTCGAGTCGATCACCGGCGCGGTACAGTACCGTGAGAAAGGCGGCAAATGGCAGAACGCAAAAATTGGATCACCGCTGAACGACAACACAGAGCTGCAAACCGGCCCCACCGGCAAGGCTTCGCTGATTTTCCCTAACGGTACGAAAGTGGTGCTGAAACCGGGTACGCTGGCGAGCCTCGACCAGTATACTACGGGCTCTTACGGCACGCAGACAAACATGAGCCTTCGGGTCGGCAGAATGAACGCCGACATCGCCAAGGTCAACGACGCGAATGTGCGCAATCACTTTCGTGTGCGAACGCCGACAGTCGTTGCGGGTGTGCGCGGCTCGAATGCAGATGTCTCGAATGGCACTTCAACGAATATTCGCATGAATGAGCACAGCATGGATGTTAGGAACGTTGCTGGGCAACAGATTCGAGTCCCTGAAGGTGGCGGATCACAGATTACTGGTAACAAAATGCTTCGAGCGGATCAACTTGAATCGCGGGAAAATACGGTGACCATGACGTCACAAGAGTCGTCAAGCGGCGCAGAGGCTGAAATGGCTTTTTTCGCAGGCGATAATTTGTTCTCGAGTAATCCGTCTGATTTTACAGATTTCATGGATTTCCTAGAATTTCTGGATTTCCTTAACGCAATCGATTCTGTAACATTTGAAAAGCTTTGA
- the whiG gene encoding RNA polymerase sigma factor WhiG produces the protein MPIDPKKYDETDEQTLWEEYKKGREPKLREYFIKKYAPLVKYVAGKVAVGMPHNVEFDDLVSYGTFGLLDAIEKYDPSKEVKFKTYAMTRVRGGIFDELRNVDWIPRSIRQKAKQVEKIILELENRMGRTAEDEEIAHELDIDIDEFHELMSKISGTSLISLNDVWHGNDENEEMVFVDTLESPEALNPDTIVEREEIKNMIVECIKKLPDREKKVIVLYYYEDLTLKEIGEVLEVTESRVSQLHTKAIMRLRGRLSQMKSLM, from the coding sequence ATGCCCATTGATCCCAAGAAGTACGACGAAACCGATGAGCAGACTCTTTGGGAAGAGTACAAGAAGGGCCGCGAGCCCAAGCTGCGCGAGTATTTCATAAAAAAGTACGCTCCGCTCGTGAAATATGTAGCGGGCAAGGTGGCAGTGGGCATGCCGCACAACGTCGAATTTGACGATCTGGTCAGCTATGGCACGTTCGGCCTGCTCGACGCCATTGAAAAATATGACCCCTCAAAAGAAGTAAAGTTCAAAACCTATGCGATGACCCGGGTTCGCGGCGGCATTTTTGACGAGCTGAGAAATGTCGACTGGATACCCCGTTCGATTCGACAGAAGGCAAAGCAGGTTGAGAAGATTATTCTCGAGCTCGAGAACCGTATGGGCCGCACCGCAGAAGACGAAGAAATTGCGCATGAACTCGACATCGACATCGACGAGTTTCACGAGCTGATGTCGAAGATTTCGGGCACTTCGCTGATTTCACTGAACGACGTCTGGCACGGCAACGACGAGAACGAAGAGATGGTTTTCGTCGACACGCTCGAATCACCTGAAGCCCTGAACCCTGATACCATCGTCGAACGCGAAGAAATCAAAAACATGATCGTCGAGTGCATCAAGAAGCTGCCCGACCGCGAGAAAAAAGTTATTGTTCTCTACTATTACGAAGACCTCACTCTCAAAGAAATAGGCGAAGTGCTCGAAGTCACCGAATCGCGGGTTTCACAGCTGCACACGAAGGCGATTATGCGCCTGCGCGGCCGTCTGTCGCAGATGAAGAGCCTGATGTGA